The Limanda limanda chromosome 13, fLimLim1.1, whole genome shotgun sequence genome has a window encoding:
- the LOC133018109 gene encoding lactose-binding lectin l-2-like, translating to QRKRDANIILLLLLFALTLGAVSPSDGPEVQLQRGNCPSFWFSFNSRCYKYVATHMNWADAELYCVSQDANLVSIHSLDEENFVKALIKNFDHAEGFTWIGLSDLHKEGSWMWSDGCAVKFRFWTAGQPDNKRGRENCGINNYINNKKWNDVPCSHLYPSVCASQIMCPH from the coding sequence cagagaaagagagacgccAACAttatcctgctcctccttctgttcGCCCTGACCCTCGGtgctgtgtctccttcagatgGACCTGAGGTCCAGCTGCAGCGTGGAAACTGTCCCTCGTTCTGGTTCAGCTTCAACAGCCGCTGCTACAAGTACGTGGCCACACATATGAACTGGGCTGATGCAGAGCTCTACTGTGTGTCACAGGATGCCAACCTGGTGTCTATCCACAGTCTGGATGAAGAGAATTTCGTCAAAGCCCTGATCAAGAACTTTGATCATGCTGAAGGATTCACCTGGATCGGACTCAGCGACCTCCACAAAGAAGGCAGCTGGATGTGGTCTGATGGTTGTGCAGTGAAGTTTAGATTTTGGACGGCAGGACAGCCAGACAACAAGCGAGGAAGGGAAAACTGTGGTATTAACAATTATATCAACAATAAGAAATGGAATGATGTACCGTGTAGTCACCTTTATCCTTCTGTTTGTGCATCTCAAATAATGTGTCCTCACTGA